The Phoenix dactylifera cultivar Barhee BC4 unplaced genomic scaffold, palm_55x_up_171113_PBpolish2nd_filt_p 000261F, whole genome shotgun sequence genomic interval TGCAAACCATGCCCCTCTCCCCCCTCCACTCTTATTTAGCATAGATAAAAGAGACCCAAAGAAGATTGAGGTAAGGTGGCCTTGGCATAAGAGTATTCCTCTGCTATTCTCTTAGTTCTTGGAATGGAAAACATGGAGCAGAACATGAGAGGTGAAAAGGAGAGCTTGAGGAAGGAATATCATGTTCCAGTCCACAGCCAAGTGAGAAGGATCAAGCAAGAGGATGAGAAGATGAAGGACCAGCTGCAGCCTATGGTTCTCGAGATGAGACCCGTCTTTCGGGACCTCACAAGGCAGCTCTCAAGGTCACCTTTGGGAAGAGCAGGTCAAGCTTTCATTTGAACATTTGAAAGCTTTCATGGGAGAAGATTAGTAGAGGAAGAAGCTTCCTTCTTGATCTTCCTTGGAGTTTCCTTTCCTCCTCTAAATTTGTAATGAGTTATACTAGTGTCTTCCCATGACTGCGTAGGTTACAGAGAAAAGTATGATGACTTCAGAGATGGCATCTCATGGGAGTGCATGTCTTTCATGATCTTtttctaggtttttttttttctttatttgtttatgTTTGGTTTCCTTCTAGACGATGTGAATATGTGTTATCTTGGTTTTCTTGCTTTCAAttggattttttattttttgtaaaatTTCAGTTGCATCCTTTGATaagttttgatgtttttatttcTGAACAGAAAAGGAGAAATTCTGAACTCCGATTCAAGAGTAATCTTTTTTCAGGGGGGGGAAAATAATCTATAGAGAGTTAACAATCCTCGTATCATATTGGTGTCTATGGAGCTGTAAcaatatttctttatttatacaaatatagttTACCTTATCTCTTTTCTGAGAGCATACTAATAGGACTTGCTTAATCATCCTGCAACTTTTCCAGTTCCCTtgtttttaaaaaggaaaaaaaaatatctctgTTTCCTTCCAGTTCTCAAAATATAATAATCCTATCTGATAAAAGTTGGTTAGGCATGCTAGAAGAAGAATCTAAGAACAAACCATACAAAATCGAACCTCCTACTGCATACTTTAAGAATAAACtgcaaaaggaaagaaatagaACAGAAAAGAAGTGGCACACCTCCATCAAATCATCTCTGGGGACGTTGATTTCCTCTGgatagaaaagaacaaaatttggttTGCTGACTCTAGCTTTTGTTAACTGTCATCCGACACTTTCCAAAGTATTTCTGGAGCTTCAACATCTCAAAACTCTATTTCAGGTCAGGCAGTGATAAGTAACTCGAACCCAATATATAAATGTTGTCATAGACTTGGGCAGTAAAGCCAATGGGAGAATAGCAACATGCTGGAAGTTGCTGGATGGAACGATATAATTGTCCAAGTTAACATGTGAAGCAACAAAATACAGAAAAAGCTCTTTCCATGGAAGCTTGCTAACAAAGAAGAGAGTGATAATCCACCAAGGCAATTCATAAGTTGGGAGAGTTTAGATTACAGCCATTGACAGTAAAAACATACTAACTTGGGGTAGTGAATTTGTCCTTCAATAGCATCTGAACTCTCTGAGTAAGCTTTTGCATcacatctatgatcatcaactTCTTTTGCATCCTGAATTGGACGGACAGTCCTGTTGAACTGGAAACATTCCCTTTCAAAATGGATTCAACCTCCATTATCTTTGTGGGGAAGTGCTCCAGTGTAATGACAGAGAGGGAAATAACAGTTGAAGACACTCCTAAAGGAGCTTCCTCTGACAATGGCATTAGAGCGTTCGAATCATGCCACAGTACTGTTTCCTTGTCAGTCGAAAGAAGTCCTTGTAAGGCAGCTAAGCGGCCATCTTCCAATCCAGGACCCCCCAAGCTTACctgaaaagaaattaaaaggaCATCACACAAAGAAAATCTTCAAAAACCAAATGATGCATGTTGATTTTGCGATAGCAACATTATGgttgtttaaaaaaaagatgCTCAATACTATAAACACCCAGCAAACGGGCACGAGGCTGCAGGTGTGCAGACAATAAAGGCCACTTTCTGATTGCACATTCAAGATACTATAAGCCTGGATAATTCTGAATTAGAGCACAAAAGCGAGCTTGTAGTTAGGAGGCAAAAAGAACTACCATGTCAATTCCATTGCACTATAGAATAATGCAGCATATTCTGTTGTACTAAACTACTATATGAGCTCTCAAGCTTTCCGTTGGTTCTTAACAAATATGTCCTTGGGTTTCAATATTTTTCACTAACAAAGAAActgtttcaatatttattactaATAAAGACACTGTCTCATATCAACAGTTATATTCATAGCCTGATTTGTTGAAATTATCATTAATTCCTCAAGAACAGAAAATAATGATACGATAAGTTGCCCTCCGATCTGCAGGGTTTGCTCAAACCATCAAGGTACGGGTGATGAGATGAATAAATGAGAGCTCAATCAATGAGAATCGAGTTTTCTGAGAGTATTCCATGTTTATAGGACTGACAgttctttattttaaaaaaagagactGAAATCCTTCATTTATATAGACAGAACTCTTGCTAGTCAAGCCAATTGATCAATTTGTCAGTTTAGTTAAATTGTCTGAAGCAAGCTGGAGCATGGATTTGCAATGAGGATCTCATAATAATAAGAAACAAATTCTGCAGTTTATGAGTTGTTGATGCCGATATTTGTGCAATTACAGTACTTGATATTTGAGACATGCGAACGTCACTGGAAAGCTAATCTCAAGCCAACTCAGTATTTCTAGTTTTGAATTCTCACACTTCAGTCATTATGAATTCAGGTATCAAGTCAAAAACTGAGCATGGGATTAAATAAGGAGTTTGGAgtgtttttatgttttatttgagGATACAAGGTATATAATATGTAATGGTTAGAGTATTGCTACCACAACCAGTTAATGGGACAGAAAATGTAACAGCCAATGAAGCCTAACCTTTTCCATCATCATGACATCAGCAggactcagaaaagaaagtaacaaTACTTCAAATTTAGAGAACCAACACGAGACATATAGAGTCCAACACATCCCATGTTGTCAAAATGAGTGCTACCACCCACTATAGCTTGGGATGGGATTTTAAAGGTTTTTATACTTGTTCTCCATCATTTTAAGGTGGGAACTAGCGTCGGGAGAAGCCACAATTACTTTGGATGCCACAGGAGTGAAGCAAGGATCATCGATTTTTTGGGCTAGAGAATCATTCCAGCTTGACAGATCTCCATCTgaactttttttcattttttttaaaaaaattaaggatcaTATAGTGTTTAACTGAAAAAATAATGTGGAGGTTTTAATGTAGGTGGATCTAATGGCTTTAATGACCAGATTCATGCCTTAGAATGAAGCCAAGATCAAAATCAAGGAAAGGTAGAAATTGCAAGTTATGTTCCAATGTGTTTTTAGATTTGATGAATTGTAAATCATTTCAATTGTTAATGTTCATTCAATGATTtgcaagaaaaacaaactagcatggTTCATCAAATTGAAAACATAACATCCATCAATTCAACAAATTTTATGTGTTCCAGGAAAATGGTTTCCTAGAATTCATCAAATTAAAAACATAATATTcattaatattaaattatttccaATAACCTAATTGCACTTCAATAGTTAACTTCAGCACATATATGTTTTCAATACAATTTtagttgcaagttatttaatgttATTTAATAAGTTAGCAACAAAAACACTAATCAGGACACATCAAAAACCATGAGTAGCACTTAAAGTCATGCCAATACCATATTTCTTGCAAAGAAAAATTATTAAGAAAATAAAccataagaaaaatgaaaaatggaaGCCAAATCAGCAGTATCAGAGGTGCATCGATCATATCAAAGTGTACTGATTGATAAACTTTGCTAGCAAGTGATATGATGCACACCATGCTATACCCATCCTTGGTCAAGACATGGTCGATACCTGGTATTTTGAAAGTTGGAATCTGGGAAAGTAAATTCCATCCCAGAAacaatgtaaaatcaaaatcttTATGAGGTGGAGAATATTCAAATAATTTGCACATATTTGGTCCGTTTATATCTTTTCTTGGGCAATTCGAGCATTTGGCTGAAAGCTGTGGCTGCACATATCTATGAGCGGAAGCAGCATAGGTATATCAGTGTTTTTGTCATCAGGAAAGATCTCACCATGCAAACAGAAGGCACTAGAAGAAACTGTTGACATTGCCCGACCAAGGGAAGATGCATTTACAACTTGACCTCCAAAAGGATGATCCTTCAAAGTCACATCATCAAGTATAAGcttaatttctttttcaaactcaagaagaaagaaacattCCTATTCACCTGAAATGGCTCCAAGATCTGCCTTTGATTTTTGTACAAAATCAACTCCTTACTAAAGCTCAGTACAGCCTAATTTGCAAGGCAGAATGTCACACACTAAACTAAGCCAGAGATATTTGACAGCATCAGCCCAAGAAACATCAAATGCAATAAAACTTTCCCACAAGTTCGTACAAATAAATATGGCCTACTTCTAATTAATAATGAAGTAGCCATATGAGAGCTTTGGAAACAGATTGTGGCACTCTTTTGCTGTCAACTCTGAGAAACAGGCAATTTCCTATGGTGGATGAATGACGCAGCATGAGGAATGTTCATGTCTAATCGTGCAGAAACTGTTGTTTTCAGGTCATATAGTGGTCCGAAGAACTATCATGAAGAAGGGCTGGAAAGAAGCCTGTATGGGCTGTTTGGGCTTCCCTATATTCACGGGATTCAAAGTTGGTTCTAGCTTGGACAAAGCTTAAAGGCGAGACTAAAGCAGAATTCGTGCATCTATTTATTTTGAGCCAGCTCATATCTGAATGTAGCTTACGAGCTTTTTTGCAAGCCAAACCTAAAGTTGGAGCCTGGGTTTGGCTCATTAGTAAATAAATGAGCTTGAGTGAGCCCATCATCAAGCTGAGTTGAAGTCGTTCATCAATAATTTGGTTCAAATTGCAGGCCTAGGCTGGAGAAGTACCATATTGATGGAAGGCCTAGCCTGGGTGATTTGTTGTTAAGAAAGCCAAGCCTATAGATATTCGGGTATCTTGGCAAACTAGTGTTTTTTTCAATTAAGGTCCTCATGAAAACTGAAACAATCCTATCTTTCGCTAGAATTACAGATAGATGAGTTTCATCCTTAGATCTTGGCTAGGCAAGGCTCAAAAGATCAGTTTTGGATCCATTTCATTACAGAACAATTGGCAATAATCAATTGGCTGACAAAGTAATCAGTTGTGAAAAAATTCAGTTGGTTTCAAacaattttagcaaaaaaattgTAGTTTTAACTTTGGCATTTTAGTTTTAGAGGAAAATTAAACTTTTTTCCAGAAATAAAGTAACCCCTTATGGGAAACTCCTAGTTCTGTGTTCTATTACCCAATCTCTCCTTACAATCCAACAtgttttctccaaaaaaaaagaaaaagaaaacattcaAACAAGATTTTAAACCATGTGAGTGGAAAATCAAGCTATATAGCTCCCATTTAATGTAGTCAAAGTTGAAGATCAAATATTGCATGGCAAATATAAGCGACTTGGGAAAAAAACGTAACAATGCATATCATGACACTCAATGGAAATTGCTGAACAGTTATCCATGAGAACATACCTCGATAGATTGTCAAGTAAATTGGCCATTGGTTGCTGAATTTGGGAAAGATAACTCCGAATATATTAAAATGAccttgatcaaaaaaaaaagaagaccctAATCAAATGCCTTTCTCTCCTGGCTAAAACAGAAGCAATCAAACCTAGTACCATAGCAATCTATAAGAAAAGGTCACACTTCTTCCAGTGCAGGGAAAACACATGAAAGAACTTCAAACCAAACTGTTTGTCCAACGAAAAACATAAAACATTAAACAAAGAAATTGTTATTCTTCGTAAATATCATCACATGTTTTACCATTTCTTGCTCCATTATCAAACTTGAAGGAAATTCTTAACTTTATCTGCAgaatgttttcttctttttcctttccccTTATTGTTTGAAAGAATTCAGCAAAATACTTTAACAAGAAACCAAACCAAAACGCAAAGAAGATAATATATGGGATGGAAAGCCAATTACCGGGACGTCTCAGAACGGAATCAGAGCCCTTGCCACCGCCATCGGACTCGGGGTCTCGGCAGAAGCGAAGGTGCGCGTGGTTCGGAAGGACGACGAGCTCCGACCGCCGGGGGATCTCGTCGGTGCCGACGACGCCGAGCCCGTGGGAGTAGTGGTCCGCTATCTTGAGCTTGGATCATGGAGGGAGCGGGTTAGTAGGAAGATGGAAGAAAATAATGCCGTAACTCTGCTACTGATGAAACCGATATttaggagaaaaaaataaatctataGTATTACAATGGCATACCTTAGATCCAGATATTGACCACTCAATTACTTTTTTAGATGGAGAAATTTCTCCACCTTCCATTTGAAGATGTTTAAtctccatttttcagatcctcacctcGTAACGAAGGCCTGAGCCTGAAGTGAATTAAGATAGTAGTTTATCTTGGCCAAGTTTGGGGTTGATAATTTTTATAATAGGACCACTCATTAAAGATGGGAATTTTTAAGCTGCAGTTGGTAAATTTAGGGGGGAGTAGAGAGGTAGCAATTCCGTGATGAGATTAT includes:
- the LOC103717342 gene encoding uncharacterized protein LOC103717342 — protein: MEIKHLQMEGGEISPSKKVIEWSISGSKLKIADHYSHGLGVVGTDEIPRRSELVVLPNHAHLRFCRDPESDGGGKGSDSVLRRPGHFNIFGVIFPKFSNQWPIYLTIYRGKLGGSWIGRWPLSCLTRTSFD